One window of the Vicinamibacterales bacterium genome contains the following:
- a CDS encoding 4-alpha-glucanotransferase, with product MPRDFFHDRHAGLLVPLFSIPSRTSWGIGELSDLPALGAWLSDAGFSFVQLLPLNEMAGGQNSPYSALSAMAIDPIFIAPSGVPDIEALGGEAVLDERERRQLEAARRAPTIDYGQVRALKTKAFRAGFARFLEVEWRATTPRARRLQRFTERARWWLDAYAIFRALHARYEGRAWTEWEPALRDRSPAALAQAQAELGEEVLFYAYLQWLAAEQWAQAREAAEVGVFGDFPFMVSGDSADVWSRQEDFRMDASVGAPPDAFSETGQDWGFPAYRWDRVAAGGFQWLAARARRNAELYDAYRVDHLVGFFRTYVRETDGRAGFVPGDEPAQVRQGERVLEVLSAAGARLIAEDLGVIPGFVRDALLRLGIPGFKVLRWERDWDREGQPFRDPGRYPAVSVATSGTHDTEPNAQWWDEAPIEERRAAVAVLGEGLRDPDAPFDERIRDAILDTLFLSGSDIALVPIHDVFGWRERINTPALVSDANWTWRLPWPVDALQAHPMAAERAVYLRELIARSRR from the coding sequence ATGCCGCGTGACTTCTTCCACGATCGTCATGCCGGCCTGCTGGTGCCGCTCTTCTCGATCCCATCGCGCACGAGCTGGGGGATCGGCGAGCTCTCGGACCTGCCGGCGCTCGGCGCGTGGCTGTCGGACGCCGGCTTCTCGTTCGTGCAGCTGCTGCCGCTCAACGAAATGGCCGGCGGACAGAATTCTCCCTACTCGGCGTTGAGCGCGATGGCGATCGATCCCATTTTCATTGCGCCGTCGGGGGTGCCGGACATCGAGGCGCTCGGCGGCGAGGCGGTGCTCGACGAGCGCGAGCGCCGGCAGCTCGAGGCGGCGCGGCGTGCGCCGACCATCGACTACGGCCAGGTGCGGGCGCTCAAGACCAAGGCATTTCGCGCCGGCTTCGCGCGCTTCCTCGAGGTCGAATGGCGCGCCACGACGCCGCGCGCGCGGCGGCTGCAGCGGTTCACCGAGCGCGCCCGCTGGTGGCTCGACGCCTACGCGATCTTTCGCGCCCTGCACGCCCGCTACGAAGGGCGCGCCTGGACCGAGTGGGAGCCGGCGCTGCGCGACCGCAGCCCCGCGGCGCTCGCGCAGGCGCAGGCCGAGCTCGGCGAGGAGGTTCTCTTCTACGCCTATCTGCAGTGGCTCGCCGCCGAACAGTGGGCGCAGGCGCGCGAGGCGGCCGAGGTCGGCGTCTTCGGCGACTTTCCGTTCATGGTCAGCGGTGACAGCGCGGACGTGTGGTCGCGTCAGGAGGACTTCCGGATGGATGCCTCGGTCGGTGCGCCGCCCGACGCCTTTTCCGAGACCGGCCAGGACTGGGGCTTCCCCGCGTATCGCTGGGACCGCGTCGCCGCCGGCGGGTTTCAATGGCTCGCCGCGCGCGCCCGCCGCAACGCGGAGCTGTACGACGCGTATCGCGTCGATCATCTCGTCGGCTTCTTCCGCACCTACGTTCGCGAAACAGACGGGCGCGCCGGCTTCGTTCCCGGCGACGAGCCCGCGCAGGTGCGCCAGGGCGAGCGCGTGCTCGAGGTGCTGAGCGCCGCCGGGGCGCGCCTCATCGCCGAGGATCTCGGCGTGATTCCAGGCTTCGTTCGCGACGCGCTGCTGCGCCTCGGGATTCCCGGCTTCAAGGTGCTTCGCTGGGAGCGCGACTGGGATCGGGAGGGCCAGCCGTTCAGGGATCCCGGGCGCTATCCGGCGGTCTCGGTCGCGACCAGCGGTACACACGACACCGAGCCGAATGCGCAATGGTGGGACGAGGCGCCGATCGAGGAGCGCCGCGCCGCCGTCGCCGTGCTCGGGGAGGGGCTGCGGGATCCGGACGCGCCGTTCGACGAACGCATCCGCGACGCGATCCTCGACACGCTGTTCCTGTCGGGCTCGGACATCGCGCTCGTGCCGATTCACGACGTCTTCGGCTGGCGCGAGCGGATCAACACGCCCGCGCTGGTGAGCGACGCCAACTGGACATGGCGCCTGCCGTGGCCCGTGGACGCCCTGCAGGCGCATCCGATGGCCGCCGAACGCGCCGTCTATCTGCGCGAGCTGATCGCTCGATCACGCCGCTAG
- a CDS encoding pyridoxal phosphate-dependent aminotransferase, with the protein MFSTRVPDDRVPTRLARALAAARGRGGFVDLTLSNPTCAGLPYPAQLLDALADPASLTYRPAPLGLEPARAAVAATYAARGLPADPERIVLTASSSEAYSILFKLLCDPGRSTVLTPIPSYPLFDHLARLDGVAVRRYPLAYHGAWTVDAAGLDAAWTADTRAVLAVSPNNPTGSILHDGDAAELASRCTARGAALVVDEVFHDYPFGDRFDEPAALRRPDCLVARLGGLSKSVGLPQVKLGWIAIDGPAALVAEALDRLELIADTYLSVSTPVQVAAPSLLRDAAPVRDAIRARVRANHAALHRLAAAAPSVTALPGDGGWSAVLRVPATRREEDLVVALAEQDHVGVYPGYFFDFPHEAFLVVSLLVEPEMFARGVTRVLERVDAA; encoded by the coding sequence ATGTTTTCGACGCGCGTGCCGGACGACCGCGTCCCGACGCGTCTGGCACGCGCGCTGGCGGCGGCGCGGGGCCGCGGCGGCTTCGTCGACCTGACGCTCTCGAATCCGACCTGTGCCGGGTTGCCCTATCCCGCGCAGCTGCTCGACGCGCTCGCCGATCCGGCCTCCCTGACCTACCGGCCGGCGCCGCTCGGACTCGAACCGGCTCGCGCCGCCGTCGCGGCCACCTACGCCGCGCGGGGCCTGCCGGCCGACCCGGAACGGATCGTGCTGACAGCGAGCAGCAGTGAGGCGTACTCGATCCTGTTCAAACTGCTGTGCGATCCCGGCCGGTCGACCGTGCTGACGCCGATTCCCAGCTATCCGCTCTTCGATCACCTGGCGCGGCTCGACGGCGTGGCCGTGCGCCGCTATCCGCTCGCGTATCACGGCGCCTGGACGGTGGACGCCGCTGGACTCGATGCGGCCTGGACGGCCGACACGCGCGCGGTGCTGGCGGTCAGTCCGAACAACCCGACCGGCTCGATCCTCCACGACGGCGACGCGGCCGAGCTGGCATCGCGCTGCACGGCGCGCGGCGCCGCGCTCGTCGTCGACGAGGTGTTCCACGACTATCCGTTCGGCGATCGGTTCGACGAACCGGCGGCGCTGCGGCGGCCCGACTGCCTGGTGGCGCGCCTCGGCGGACTCTCGAAGAGCGTCGGCCTGCCACAGGTCAAGCTCGGGTGGATCGCGATCGACGGCCCGGCCGCGCTCGTCGCCGAGGCGCTCGATCGGCTCGAGCTGATCGCCGATACCTATCTGTCGGTGTCGACGCCGGTCCAGGTGGCGGCCCCCTCGCTGCTGCGCGACGCCGCCCCGGTACGCGACGCCATCCGCGCGCGCGTTCGCGCCAACCACGCGGCGCTTCATCGTCTTGCCGCCGCCGCGCCGTCGGTCACCGCACTGCCGGGCGACGGCGGCTGGTCGGCGGTGCTGCGCGTGCCCGCGACCCGCCGTGAGGAGGATCTGGTGGTGGCGCTCGCCGAGCAGGACCACGTCGGCGTGTATCCGGGGTACTTCTTCGATTTTCCACACGAGGCGTTTCTCGTCGTGTCGCTGCTGGTCGAGCCGGAGATGTTCGCGCGCGGTGTGACGCGCGTGCTGGAGCGCGTCGATGCCGCGTGA
- a CDS encoding pitrilysin family protein: protein MRRLLPIVLAVLAVAGHAAAQPAARPLDVSYTQFDLANGLHVILHEDHTVPLVTVNVWYHVGSAREKPGRTGFAHLFEHLMFMGSKDVPYGNFDQLLESVGGTNNASTAEDRTNYYIDIPSNALDLALFLESDRMGFLLDAMSPKTVDAQRDVVKNERRESYENAPYGMAPIEIAQMLYPKGHPYSWPTIGYMEDLSAASYADVVQFFKTYYQPANASLVIAGDIDPVKARASVERWFADVPVGTTHIGPIDYPHPDLQHVEKKTIQDRVQLPRLYLTWITPPHLAPGDAELDVLSLILAGGKNSRLYKRLVYDLQIAQDVAAYQSSKTLNSEYQIVVTARPGVPIDRIRTIVDEEIANLQRANPSAREFQRAINQVESSFYDRMERVGGFGGVGDQMNAYYADTGNPGYFNEDLSRYRALAPDDITAAALAFLPSSRRVELVVEPKK from the coding sequence ATGCGGCGACTGCTTCCGATCGTGCTGGCCGTCCTCGCCGTCGCCGGTCACGCCGCGGCCCAGCCGGCCGCCCGCCCTCTCGACGTCTCCTACACGCAATTCGACCTTGCCAACGGATTACACGTGATCCTGCACGAGGACCATACGGTACCGCTGGTCACCGTCAACGTCTGGTATCACGTCGGCTCGGCGCGCGAGAAGCCCGGCCGCACCGGTTTCGCGCATCTCTTCGAACATCTGATGTTCATGGGATCGAAGGACGTGCCCTACGGAAACTTCGATCAGCTCCTCGAATCGGTGGGAGGCACCAACAACGCGTCCACCGCGGAGGACCGCACCAACTACTACATCGACATCCCGTCGAACGCGCTCGACCTCGCGCTGTTCCTCGAATCCGACCGGATGGGCTTCCTGCTCGACGCGATGTCGCCGAAGACAGTCGACGCGCAGCGCGACGTCGTCAAGAACGAGCGTCGCGAGAGTTACGAGAACGCGCCCTACGGCATGGCGCCGATCGAGATCGCGCAGATGCTCTATCCGAAAGGGCATCCCTATTCGTGGCCGACGATCGGCTACATGGAGGATCTCAGCGCCGCCAGCTACGCAGACGTCGTGCAGTTCTTCAAGACCTACTATCAGCCGGCCAACGCCAGCCTGGTGATCGCCGGCGATATCGATCCGGTGAAAGCCAGGGCGTCGGTGGAGCGATGGTTCGCGGACGTGCCGGTCGGTACGACGCACATCGGCCCGATCGACTACCCGCACCCGGATCTGCAGCACGTCGAGAAGAAGACGATTCAGGACCGCGTCCAGCTGCCGCGCCTTTACCTGACGTGGATCACGCCGCCGCACCTGGCGCCCGGGGACGCGGAGCTCGACGTGCTCTCGCTGATCCTGGCCGGCGGCAAGAACTCGCGGCTCTACAAGCGGCTCGTCTACGACCTGCAGATCGCGCAGGACGTGGCGGCCTATCAGTCCTCGAAGACCCTCAACTCGGAGTATCAGATCGTCGTCACCGCTCGGCCTGGTGTCCCGATCGATCGCATCAGGACGATTGTCGACGAGGAAATCGCCAACCTGCAGAGAGCGAACCCCTCGGCGCGGGAGTTCCAACGAGCGATCAACCAGGTGGAGTCGTCCTTCTACGACCGCATGGAGCGGGTCGGCGGGTTCGGCGGCGTCGGCGACCAGATGAACGCCTACTACGCCGACACCGGAAACCCGGGGTATTTCAACGAGGACCTTTCGCGCTACCGGGCGCTCGCGCCCGACGACATCACCGCCGCCGCGCTGGCCTTCCTGCCGTCGAGCCGCCGGGTCGAGTTGGTGGTGGAGCCGAAGAAATGA
- a CDS encoding pitrilysin family protein: protein MRCFNRAARIILVALAAFASAVLNAQQGPDRAQAPPVGPPPALRIPPIETRTLSNGLQVWVMGEHKVPTVHLALTIRAGAAADPAGRYGAASFTAAMLDEGAGQRSALEIADAIDFLGADLSAAAGIDASTVDLHVPVARLSEALAVMADVVARPTFPESELKRLREERLAGLLEAQDDPEELIQLAFPHVVFGARHRYGAPVMGTETAIKAITPADLVAFHDAHYRPSNARLVVVGDVTADSLVPMLESSLGTWKPTGAGTPAPPLADPPQLTARHVYLIDKPGAAQSQIRIGWVGVQRSTPDYFALRVLSGVLGESFTSRLNHNLREVHGYAYGAGSRFDMRRVGGLFYASAGVQTDKTADALKEFFVELANIHPPIPADELARTKNFAERLVPRYFETERDAAAALSQIFTYDLPADYWESFSRRIEAVTANEVQRAADKYIQPDRFAVVIVGDRKAIEAGVRSLNLGPLTVVEPSEIVK from the coding sequence ATGAGGTGCTTCAACCGCGCCGCCCGGATCATCCTGGTCGCCCTCGCGGCATTTGCCTCGGCTGTCCTGAACGCGCAGCAGGGACCGGACCGCGCGCAGGCGCCGCCGGTCGGCCCCCCGCCGGCGCTGCGCATCCCGCCGATCGAGACGCGGACGCTCTCGAACGGCCTCCAGGTCTGGGTGATGGGCGAGCACAAGGTCCCGACCGTGCACCTGGCGCTGACAATCCGCGCCGGCGCAGCGGCCGACCCCGCCGGCCGCTACGGCGCCGCCAGCTTCACCGCCGCGATGCTCGACGAGGGGGCCGGCCAGCGCAGCGCCCTCGAGATCGCCGACGCCATCGACTTCCTCGGCGCGGATCTGTCGGCCGCCGCCGGCATCGACGCGTCGACCGTCGATCTGCACGTGCCGGTGGCGCGGCTCAGCGAGGCGCTCGCCGTCATGGCCGACGTCGTCGCGCGTCCGACGTTTCCGGAGTCGGAGCTGAAGCGGCTGCGCGAGGAGCGTCTCGCCGGTTTGCTCGAGGCGCAGGACGACCCCGAGGAGCTGATTCAGCTCGCATTCCCGCACGTGGTCTTTGGCGCGCGGCACCGCTATGGCGCGCCGGTGATGGGAACGGAAACCGCGATCAAGGCGATCACACCGGCCGATCTCGTTGCGTTCCACGACGCGCACTACCGTCCGTCGAACGCGCGGCTCGTGGTGGTCGGCGACGTCACCGCGGATTCCCTCGTCCCGATGCTCGAGTCCAGCCTCGGAACATGGAAGCCGACTGGCGCCGGGACGCCGGCGCCTCCGCTCGCGGACCCGCCGCAGCTCACGGCGCGGCACGTGTATCTGATCGACAAGCCCGGCGCCGCGCAGTCGCAGATCCGGATCGGCTGGGTGGGCGTGCAGCGCTCGACGCCCGACTATTTCGCGCTGCGGGTGCTGAGCGGCGTGCTCGGCGAATCGTTCACCTCGCGCCTCAATCACAACCTGCGCGAGGTACACGGCTACGCCTACGGCGCCGGGTCCCGCTTCGACATGCGCCGTGTCGGCGGCCTGTTCTACGCGTCCGCCGGCGTGCAGACCGACAAGACCGCCGACGCCCTGAAGGAGTTCTTCGTCGAGCTGGCCAACATCCACCCGCCGATCCCGGCCGACGAGCTGGCCAGGACGAAGAACTTCGCCGAGCGTCTCGTGCCGCGCTACTTCGAGACCGAGCGCGACGCCGCGGCGGCACTGTCGCAGATCTTCACCTACGATCTCCCAGCCGATTACTGGGAGTCGTTTTCGCGCCGCATCGAGGCGGTGACGGCGAACGAGGTCCAGCGAGCAGCGGACAAGTACATTCAGCCGGACAGGTTTGCCGTGGTGATCGTCGGCGACCGGAAGGCGATCGAGGCTGGCGTCCGATCCCTGAACCTCGGCCCCTTGACCGTCGTCGAGCCGTCGGAGATCGTGAAGTGA
- a CDS encoding DinB family protein, with amino-acid sequence MNLSYLELLRYTQEERDKWRTWFAAHPDAVEIEVQPGGRHPTVGSLIDHIFLVERRHLQRLTNAPLDTQTGLSGRHAPPLFDYGGSVRRELEHFAVPLEDDAADEPRTFTVQSGGDYLLTPRKLLFHILLHETRHWAQIALAIRRAGLEPPGNHDLFYSRALK; translated from the coding sequence ATGAATCTGAGCTACCTGGAGTTGCTGCGCTACACGCAGGAAGAGCGGGACAAGTGGCGGACGTGGTTTGCCGCGCACCCCGACGCGGTGGAGATCGAGGTGCAGCCGGGCGGCCGCCATCCGACGGTCGGCTCGCTCATCGATCACATCTTCCTGGTCGAGCGCCGGCACCTGCAGCGGCTGACCAACGCGCCGCTCGACACGCAGACGGGGCTCAGCGGCAGGCACGCGCCACCGCTCTTCGACTACGGCGGATCGGTGCGGCGCGAGCTCGAGCACTTCGCCGTGCCGCTCGAAGACGACGCGGCCGACGAGCCGCGGACGTTCACGGTCCAGAGCGGCGGCGACTACCTCCTGACGCCGCGCAAGCTGCTGTTCCACATCCTGCTGCACGAGACGCGGCACTGGGCACAGATCGCACTCGCTATCCGCCGCGCTGGCCTCGAGCCGCCCGGAAACCACGATCTGTTCTATTCGCGGGCCCTCAAATAG
- a CDS encoding aldo/keto reductase: protein MEYRYLGKSGLRVSALSLGAATFGGATPFFKAWGESDVNEARRMIDMCLDAGVTLIDTADVYSRGLSEEIVGQAIQGRRERLLISTKATFRFGDGPNDVGSSRHHLIQACESSLRRLGTDVIDIYHLHGFDARTPVEEVLSTLDTLVRAGKIRYIAASNFSGWHLMKSLAIADRHGWPRYVAHQAYYSLVGREFEWELMPLALDQGVGTIVWSPLGWGRLTGKIRRGQPPPAVSRLPATKEFSPPVPDDYLFDVVEALDAVAKETGKTIPQIALAWLLARPTVSSVIVGARDEVQLAQNLGAAETTLTPAQIGALDHASRRTPIYPYWHQAGFERNPFPTDVT from the coding sequence ATGGAATATCGCTATCTTGGCAAATCGGGGCTGCGCGTGTCGGCACTGTCGCTCGGCGCGGCGACCTTCGGCGGCGCGACGCCGTTCTTCAAGGCCTGGGGCGAGAGCGACGTGAACGAGGCGCGCCGGATGATCGACATGTGCCTCGACGCCGGCGTCACTCTGATCGACACAGCCGACGTCTACTCGAGAGGACTCTCCGAGGAGATCGTCGGCCAGGCAATCCAGGGACGACGTGAGCGGTTGCTGATCTCGACGAAGGCGACCTTCCGCTTCGGCGACGGACCGAACGACGTCGGCTCGTCGCGGCATCATCTGATCCAGGCGTGCGAATCGAGCCTGCGGCGGCTCGGCACCGACGTCATCGACATCTACCACCTGCACGGCTTCGACGCGCGCACGCCCGTCGAGGAAGTGCTGAGCACGCTCGACACGCTCGTCCGCGCCGGCAAGATCCGTTACATCGCCGCGTCGAACTTCTCCGGCTGGCACCTGATGAAGTCGCTGGCGATCGCCGATCGCCACGGCTGGCCGCGCTACGTCGCGCACCAGGCGTACTACTCGCTGGTCGGCCGCGAGTTCGAGTGGGAGCTGATGCCGCTCGCCCTCGATCAAGGCGTCGGCACGATCGTCTGGAGCCCGCTCGGCTGGGGCCGGCTCACCGGCAAGATCCGCCGTGGCCAGCCGCCGCCGGCCGTGAGCCGGCTGCCGGCGACGAAAGAGTTCTCACCGCCCGTTCCCGACGACTACCTCTTCGACGTGGTCGAGGCGCTCGACGCGGTCGCGAAGGAGACCGGCAAGACGATCCCGCAGATCGCCCTGGCGTGGCTGCTCGCGCGACCGACCGTGTCGAGCGTGATCGTCGGCGCCCGCGACGAGGTCCAGCTCGCGCAGAACCTCGGCGCGGCGGAGACCACGCTGACGCCCGCGCAGATCGGCGCACTGGATCACGCGTCGCGGCGGACACCGATCTATCCGTACTGGCACCAGGCGGGATTCGAACGCAATCCGTTCCCGACCGATGTGACATAG
- a CDS encoding alpha-L-arabinofuranosidase C-terminal domain-containing protein — MKIRLLPLVLLFGVASMRDANPTIVIDAGSPSGKVSPTLYGLMTEEINHSYDGGLYAELVRNRAFLDDKTSPAHWSLVQGDGAAASMALDPAQPLSQAIGTSLRLEVTKASPGHEAGIANEGYWGIPVRNKARYQVSFFAKSAGNFTGAIVVSLQNADGTARYASASLQGPTSTLTTAWKRYEVTLVPETVVTPTANARLTLTTSQPGTIWFGLVSLFPPTFKGQANGFRPDLMQMLVDMNPKFLRFPGGNYLEGDQIADRFEWKKTLGPLAERPGHQAPWGYRSTDGLGLYEFLLWCEDMGAEPVLAVYAGYSLKGAHVEPGPDLQPYIEDALDEIEYVSGPASSTWGAARAKAGHPQPFKLTYVEIGNEDWFDKSGSYDKRFAQFNEAIKKRHPQLQVISTVGFEHPVGQRVRSLTPDVLDEHYYLPVDQFVKKAATQYETYDRKGPKIFVGEWGAYETPFEPWNAKSRGEAPTPNMRAAIGDAAWMTQMEKNSDIIVMHCYAPLLVNVSPGARQWRPNLIGYDALRVYGSPSYHAIKLFSTHVGDEILKAAASDTAVLVSVTRDSRSGLLHVKLVNPGDADAPVQIDVNGGRALAAAATAITLSGAADATNSIDAPNSVVPVTSRVAGVKSGFTYTVPARGIVVLELPAR; from the coding sequence ATGAAGATCCGGCTGCTACCACTCGTCCTGCTTTTCGGCGTCGCGTCCATGCGCGACGCCAACCCGACCATCGTCATCGACGCGGGATCGCCATCCGGCAAGGTGAGTCCGACGCTCTACGGACTGATGACCGAAGAGATCAACCACAGCTACGACGGCGGGCTCTATGCGGAGTTGGTGCGGAACCGCGCGTTCCTCGACGACAAGACGTCGCCGGCCCACTGGTCGCTCGTCCAGGGTGACGGCGCCGCGGCGTCGATGGCGCTCGATCCGGCGCAGCCGCTGAGCCAGGCGATCGGAACCAGCCTGCGGCTCGAGGTCACCAAGGCGTCGCCGGGGCACGAGGCTGGCATCGCCAACGAGGGCTACTGGGGCATCCCGGTCAGGAACAAGGCGCGTTATCAGGTGTCGTTCTTTGCGAAATCGGCCGGCAACTTCACCGGCGCAATCGTGGTCTCGCTTCAGAACGCTGACGGGACGGCACGCTACGCGAGCGCGTCTCTCCAGGGCCCGACATCCACGCTGACGACCGCGTGGAAGCGATACGAGGTCACGCTCGTCCCCGAAACCGTCGTCACGCCGACGGCGAACGCGCGCCTGACGCTGACGACCAGTCAGCCCGGAACGATCTGGTTCGGTCTCGTCTCGCTGTTTCCGCCGACGTTCAAGGGCCAGGCGAACGGGTTTCGTCCAGACCTGATGCAGATGCTCGTCGACATGAATCCGAAGTTCCTGCGCTTCCCGGGCGGCAACTACCTCGAAGGCGATCAGATCGCCGATCGATTCGAGTGGAAGAAGACGCTGGGGCCGCTGGCGGAACGTCCGGGGCATCAGGCGCCCTGGGGCTATCGCTCGACCGACGGCCTGGGACTCTACGAGTTCCTGCTCTGGTGCGAGGACATGGGTGCCGAGCCGGTGCTCGCCGTCTACGCCGGCTACTCGCTGAAAGGTGCGCACGTCGAGCCCGGTCCCGACCTGCAGCCGTACATCGAGGACGCCCTCGACGAGATCGAATACGTGTCGGGCCCGGCGAGCTCGACGTGGGGCGCCGCGCGCGCGAAAGCCGGACATCCGCAGCCCTTCAAACTGACCTACGTCGAGATCGGCAACGAGGACTGGTTCGACAAGTCCGGCTCGTACGACAAGCGTTTTGCGCAGTTCAACGAGGCGATCAAGAAGCGCCATCCGCAGCTCCAGGTGATCTCGACCGTCGGGTTCGAGCACCCAGTCGGCCAGCGCGTCAGGAGCCTCACTCCCGACGTGCTCGACGAGCACTACTACCTGCCGGTCGACCAGTTCGTGAAGAAGGCGGCCACGCAGTACGAAACCTACGACCGCAAGGGTCCGAAAATCTTCGTCGGTGAGTGGGGAGCCTACGAGACGCCGTTCGAGCCGTGGAACGCGAAATCGCGCGGCGAAGCGCCGACGCCGAACATGCGCGCGGCGATCGGGGACGCCGCGTGGATGACCCAGATGGAGAAGAACTCCGACATCATCGTCATGCACTGCTACGCGCCGCTGCTGGTCAACGTCAGTCCGGGTGCGCGGCAGTGGCGGCCCAATCTGATCGGCTACGACGCGCTGCGCGTCTACGGCTCCCCGAGCTATCACGCGATCAAGCTGTTCAGCACGCACGTTGGCGACGAAATCCTGAAGGCGGCTGCGAGCGACACCGCGGTGCTGGTGTCGGTGACCCGGGACAGCCGATCGGGGCTGCTTCACGTCAAGCTGGTAAACCCTGGTGACGCCGACGCACCGGTCCAGATCGACGTCAACGGCGGGCGCGCGCTCGCAGCGGCGGCCACCGCAATCACCCTCTCCGGGGCGGCGGACGCCACCAACTCGATCGACGCGCCGAACAGCGTCGTGCCGGTGACGTCGCGCGTCGCCGGCGTGAAGTCGGGATTCACCTACACGGTGCCGGCCCGCGGCATCGTCGTGCTGGAACTGCCCGCTCGCTGA
- a CDS encoding GDSL-type esterase/lipase family protein, producing MSRSLRAALLLTAALVQGGSLYAQPPSASPPAVPAGPGGPPPAPVVIGPPAPVPPEVAIPRPTAAEVSQVNAEFQRFIDADASAAQPLLKKYEPLMLLREQRLNVAATYTQTVQRRGPRHEGFVQRAQQGGIDLLLHGDSITDWWVQNDDNRAMFEKYFGAMKTANFAVAGDTTQGVLWGLHNGEGQGFQPKAVMLMIGTNNAGNSSAPEIAEGIGAIVLEMRHDFPNAKILLLGIFPRSVPGDPVRDRVAEVNRIIQKLADEQHVFYLDIGNRFLDETGHFLPDTFRPDLLHPVAKGYDIWGAAVKDKLAELMR from the coding sequence ATGTCGCGATCGTTACGTGCCGCGCTGTTGCTCACCGCGGCGTTGGTCCAAGGCGGCTCCCTGTACGCGCAGCCGCCGTCGGCATCGCCGCCGGCCGTACCGGCCGGTCCCGGCGGCCCGCCGCCCGCGCCGGTCGTGATCGGACCGCCGGCGCCGGTGCCCCCGGAAGTCGCCATCCCGCGTCCGACGGCCGCGGAGGTGTCGCAGGTCAACGCCGAGTTCCAGCGCTTCATCGATGCCGACGCCTCGGCGGCGCAGCCGCTGCTGAAGAAATACGAGCCGCTGATGCTGCTGCGCGAGCAGCGGCTCAACGTCGCCGCCACCTACACCCAGACGGTGCAGCGGCGCGGTCCGCGCCACGAGGGCTTCGTGCAGCGCGCCCAGCAGGGCGGCATCGACCTGCTCCTGCACGGCGATTCGATCACCGACTGGTGGGTGCAGAACGACGACAACCGGGCGATGTTCGAGAAGTATTTCGGCGCCATGAAGACGGCCAACTTCGCCGTTGCGGGCGATACCACGCAGGGCGTGCTGTGGGGGCTGCACAACGGCGAAGGCCAGGGCTTCCAGCCCAAGGCGGTAATGCTGATGATCGGCACGAACAACGCGGGCAACTCCAGCGCCCCGGAGATCGCCGAAGGCATCGGAGCGATCGTGCTCGAGATGCGCCACGACTTCCCCAATGCGAAGATCCTGCTGCTCGGCATCTTCCCTCGCAGCGTCCCTGGAGATCCCGTGCGCGACCGCGTCGCCGAGGTGAACCGGATCATCCAGAAGCTCGCCGACGAGCAGCACGTGTTCTACCTGGACATCGGCAACAGGTTCCTCGACGAGACCGGCCACTTCCTGCCCGACACGTTCCGCCCCGACCTCCTGCACCCCGTCGCCAAGGGATACGACATCTGGGGCGCGGCGGTGAAGGACAAGCTGGCCGAGTTGATGCGGTAG